Sequence from the Bombus pyrosoma isolate SC7728 linkage group LG3, ASM1482585v1, whole genome shotgun sequence genome:
ACTCCGTTTCCATCTTGGACTCGTGCATCTCGTGAAGTCGACTAGGTAAATAGGCCGGGTGTGGGGGCAATCCATAGCCAGCCTCGCCACCATAAGTCACCTTTCCCATGAACGATCTGATTTCGTCGAAGTACGTGTCCTCTCGTTCGTTTTCGTTGCTGCTTCCCGGTGAATCCGCCACGGAAACAACGCCACTACCGTCGTCGGCTTCGTGTTTCTTCAGATGTCTGTCTAAATTTGTCTGTTGGCCAAAGCATCTCTCGCAAAGTGGGCATTTGAAAGGTCTCTGTTTGTCGTGGATATTCCTCACGTGCCGCTGAAGATTACTGGAGATGCTGAAGGACCGCTCGCAATATTTGCATTTGTAAGGTTGTTCACCGGTATGCGTACGCAAATGTCTAGTCAAATTAGCGGATCGGGGGAACACCTTCCCGCAGAACTTGCAGGAATATCGGTCTTTCATTTTGCCGTGGgcgtgatgatgatgatgatggtgatggGGCGCGATCACGGCCTCTTGGAACGGCTTCACCCCGGGGAACGGTCCCAACGGCGGCCTGGCAAGCAGGTCGAATCCTCCGCCTCCTGGCCTAGCGCCGCTGAGCCCGTTCATAAATGTCCCTAAAAAAGGAAGCCCACGCGGTGGTCCAAAAGGTGGTAGCGGTGGTAGCAGTCTGGATTCCGGGGTTGCGCTACCAGGAGGCGGTGGTCCACCTGGAAATCCTGGAAAGGAACTAGTTGGTCCGCGATACATGGCCTCCAGCAACATTGGGTGAATCGGTCTGGGATACGCCATGTGCGGTGGTGTGGTGGTAGGTGGTTGTTCCGTAGGTAGGCTGGTTCTCAGCTGCGGGCTGTTGAGCACATCCTTGGAATCGGCCTCCATTGGCACGGGCGTCTCTTCCTCGAGTTTTAGAGGATCCGGAGGAGGCGGTGCTTCTTCCATCGGCGCTGGCATTGGTGACGGGCTACGACTCTTTCTCTCTGCGATGTTCGAATTCGTTCGTTGCTTCTTCGTTTGGACTCTCAGATCTAAAGGTTGATCCGTCGTCTCTTCTTTCGTGGTTGCCGGGGCATGTTCAGAATCCGTCTTTATCTCGTTGTTTCTGTTGATCTCCCGTTTCTTAGAGGGATCGTCGTCGCTCTCGGGAGTTGGCTGGACAGGTGGCCTAGCTGGAGATGGTCTGAACGAGGAGGTAGCCTCCTCAGCAGTGGATGGAGATACTTTACTATGCTGCGGCAGTACTCTCGGCGGGGTGAAGCGCTCTTTCTTTGGACTGTCGCTCCTTTTCTCAGCTTCCTCGACTTTTGGCGGGAACAAGAGCGGAGTGTTCAAAAAGTTAGGAGCGTTCGGGAAAATTCCCGGATAGGGTGCCATCAAACTTGGTGGATAGAAAGGCAAACCTCCTGGGAGACTGACCGGAGGTCTGGGATAGACCAGAAAAGGACTCGGCGCTGGGGTTGGTAACTGCGGCATGGCGCCAGGTGGACCGGTCGGCGGTGTCGAATCGCAGAATCGCTTATGCTTCGATAACGAGGTGACCGTGCTGAAGGACTGTCCGCATTTAACGCATTTGATCTGCATACGACAATCAGCGTGCATGCGTTTGTGTCGGCATAGGTTCGAGAACTGCGTGTATGCCTTGAGGCACACCTCGCACTGAAACGGTTTCACGCTGCTGTGGATATGAGTGTGCTGCTTGAGACCGGAACTGGTGGCGAACGTCTTTCCGCATTCGGTGCACGCGTGACTTCTCGCGCCCACGTGGTGGGTCCTGATGTGACGCTGGAGGTTCGACGGGTCCGTGAAGACCTGCGGTTTGTCCGACTGTTAGCGAAACTTTGAAGATGTTACTCCAAGGAGTTACGTGTCGAGTTTTGTAAAGTTTGTGTCAAAGGTGATGCTTACCTTCGGACAATTCTCGCACGGGTAGTTTCGGAGATCGCCGTGAACGATCGCGCGATGACGAACCAACAGTGGTCGCCAGGCGTACGCACGGGGACAACTGTCGCAGCGATGCTGTTCCGCTGGATATCTGTGACACGTTATCAGGTGAGTGTCCAATCTGAAAGAAAAACACCAAGGATCTCTAAGAAATTCATCACACTATTCAGACATCTGTCACTAAAATCCTACACTAAATTATATGTCACATGCTCGTTCCGTCGATTTAGCGATTCAAAGCGTCGATAGTTTTCCCACTCtcttaaattcaatattcaagAATGACAAGCCCGGTTAGAAGAACGACGCTGTATTGTCGGCAAAAGCCCTGGAAACTGGAGCGTAATCGCGGCGAAATCTCAAAGCGGGTCGAACAAGAAACCTCAGATATAATCGATCCGGGGCAGCGCACCGACGAAGACTGCGCTCGGTGCAGTCGAGGATGATGACTAAGTGACTCCGGTAGCGCGCCAGCGGACAAGCTCTCTCGTAATAACGGTCACACGCCCCCGAAGGAAGAGGGTGGTCATCGTATACACACAAAGgaacgaagagagagagagagagagagagagagtaagagAGTCGCGACAACGGTGGCGATGGCGGGGTTCAACACGAACAACGCTCGTTGTAAGAGCGGGGTGTCGCGAGCTGGCCACGGGTTATGGTCACAGGATGTGCCATGGTGTGGTGGCGGCATTGATTTTACACCCTCGAACACACGTGTCGCGTGAAACCTATTCGTGGTGAGATAGTAGGTTCACGGTGACGGTGCGCTGTGCCAGATGAGCTGCGGGCACGCGACGCCTTCGATGATGCATAAGGGGGTGGCTCGATGCAACCAAATGCGGATCTCGCGCGTACTTTATGTGCTACAACAGGTGACTCTGCCAAGCCGAGGCTCACGGAAGCGGCTGGTGTTGCGGTCTGTCGCCAAACCGGGAAACAGATGCCGGAACGGGCCAAAATGGATGTCCGAAATTGGACCAACTGCGGTTACGTAACACTGAAAAACTTTTCGCCAACTTAATTACGAAAACTAACCGTTGCCcaacaaaaatgtttatgcaatAACATTGGAAATGTGTAATTGCAAATACTATGAAGAGAagagtatttatttttaattagaaaactcGATCCTCTGTAAGGTAATTAGGACAATACCCTTTTACTTTGGTCTTGTAAGCTCGTGGGAAGAAATTAGAAGGCAAATAATCCAAGCTTTCGTACGACGATCGCATCGGTTAAGTATTTGACTTTTCGTTTAATAGCGCTACGCAAACAATGTCGGCCCCTGAAAAAGCTATCGTAATTCTGAAGGCAACCCTCGATATGGTTCGCGTGCTCGGGGCCCCTCTTTTCGAACGGAGCGCAGCTAACGCTCAGATTTTGAGTGGATAACGCGCCTCTCGTTCCCGTATTTTCCTGACGATTAAAGAATAACTTATCCGTCATATCAAATTACGATTACCAGTTCGATCTGTTGTTTCTCTCGAGCAGTAATGCTAGATATGAAAATACAACCGTCCGTATCTGGTATCGATGTAACAATTAATCCTCAGGGTGATAATATAAGTAGATGgttacgaaaaatatatcaatctCGATCGCGATTTGTCGTCGGTGTGTCGCTAGAGGGGACAATTCTCGACGATCTGATTTCAACAGCGTATAACGACGAGTTATTTATAAATCCTTTATGAACCAAGCTTCAGTATCGTCGACTTTATGGCGATTTCTCGCTTCATAAAccgtaataataaatctatTGCTCGTCGATAAAGGTTCAAGGAggtcgaggaagaaaaaatacgaattttaacgattttgTTTAAACAATCTTATTTATAAGAGCGAATCGGTTACCTAACCAAGTTactgaaatttattacgatcAAAGTATGATATCTTTTTAAGATACTTACAGTTCAATATCTTGAAACGGTTTGTCGCAGACAGGGCATCTGGTCTCCCCTTCCTCCTCGTCCTCTTTATCTTCGTCTACGGTCCCACTGTGTTGCGAGGCTACAAgcatagaaaagaaaagacacaTGAAACGACCCtgcagaaagagaaacgaagatagACTGGAAGTCATAATTCCGTTCCACTATGTGACGGGCTGCGGCTCTATAAATTACAACCCCGAGAACGATGATACGTGACCCGTCCTAGTGTGGGCGAATTACGTGATCGAGAAGCGCGCGGGGAGCCAGCAGAGAGTGGCGTGACAAGTGGACGGCGGGATTGTTCctgaattattaaatcaaacCGGCACTATCGGTTTATCTATCCGTGGAAGAACTCGCTCTGTCTACGAGCATCCTATGGTCGCGACAATTTTTTCCTAAACGTCGCGTTCCTTcgttttacaataaaaacGTCGAAACATTGCACtttcaaaattacaattacaacgTCGCCCTTTCAGgcctttatttttaatcgcgatgaatattttgaaaaatcgacgaCGATTTCTTTTCAAACATTCAAAAGTTTGAATAATAAACGCAAAATTAAATACGTTGGACGAGTGCCAAAGGGGCGAAGAAGAAAGTTAACACGAGAAAACACATCACGATCACTATCAAGTACCTTCTCCTGTCGCTAGTCGGTCACGATGCTGCAGTCGACGAAGACAATGGATACAATGATGCACCAGTTAGCTGGTAGAATGTTATTCTGCAACTGAAAACGCGAACGGGGTGTCGGGGACCGCTTCCCATTGGTAACAGCGAGGTCGGAGTCCAACCAATCGCAGGTGAGACTCGTTTGCCCCCTGCGGCCTCTGTTCACCCCCAACTGACAAGAGCAACGGCAGGTAAAATCAAGAGTCCGTGAACGAGACAGcgtgtaatttttaatgatgGAGATTTCAGACCGATCCAACGGCCAGAGTTACGTATTTCTTCTAAAATCTCCgcaagtaaaaaaatataccttttaaatcgatataaacgatataatcTGTCGATAGGCTGAATAACTTAATCCTTTTGGTTCATTTACCTAAATACGTTATCTTTACAAATGTAAAAGTGTAAGATagagattaattttaaatcgtaatttaatcgtaattaatgTCATTTCAAAGCTAGACAtagacgaattaaaaatatggaaatagtTGATCGATCGATGTACGTTGATCGACTATTAGCCAGGCGAATGTCAAAGTCGAAACGATACCCGTCCACCAACGGTTATTTAAATCTGCCGCTACACTTGTCCCAACCATATGGTCGAGCGATGGCCCCCAACGGACCTTCATGGGAACCGGGCACAGTCCCTACGCCACCAACTACGCCCTTCGCCACGCAGCCAACCCCCCATAGAACGTTAATCGTTCCTCTATCCACGACTAATTTGAAGCGGCACGCCGTGAATTTAAACAATGAAGGATGCGGTCGACCTCGCGATCTGCTAACGGGGTCGTGCACTGCTCTTTCAAAAAACCATCGTATAGATCGACAGTAGATAGAGACAAAAAATATGTCAACGGTTTCATGgaaggaaaaatttgaaaatataaataagaattttaggaatattttttcgtcAGACCGTCGACCGACTGTTGTCGTTGGATGATTATAAACGTTTCTGATATGTTCGTCGTCTGcaagatatattaaattttcaccaAAAAATGAGTATCGTGTTGATCAATCTTGGTATTATGCATCACTATCGAGCACGTTACGAAAAAACCTGGCGGAATGTAACGTCGCGTCGTTGAAAGTCAACAGGTGGGATCCATTGGTAATACCCCCTGCAGCCGTGTCAGTTGGCGGTTACATGGGAAAAAGTAACGGAAATCAATGTTTCCGTGGCATCGTGACGGACCAGGACCAAGTACATGGCCCCGAAGAGTTCGAGCGGGATAACGGACACCACGAAGCAAAATAAACAGCTCGTCATCGCTAATATGTTATTCGTCTGCGTGCGTTGTCCACGAAGGTTCAACGGTACAAAATTTTCGAACAGGGAAATCGTAATTCACATTCGCGACTTCCACAAGCACTGCGTTGCACGAGTATCGCAACGCGAGTAAAATGTCAAGCAGAACGTGTCATTAGTTCGATGAATCAGATAGGGTTGTCATCCATTTTCACCGCCCTCCGCGTGCGCGTGGCACCCCCCCTCGAAAACAGCGTCGCGTGCCCTTTTATGCGCGGATACCCCTTTTTTTAAGCTGtgcccttcttttttttccttcacCGACCATGAGGCGAGGTTATGCGCGCGTTAATCGACAATACCAGGCCATAAATTATCTACAACCTTAAATAGAGCCATccagagaaaaaaagagatgcGTCTCATGGTTGGAACGAAAATTGGCGGGGTAAGCACCGCTAGGTAATAGAGGAAAAAACTGAACGCCGCGAAAAATCAAACCCATAACTCACGTTAACTGCCGCCGCCCGTTGCATCCACGCCCCCCTGATACGCGCCTCGTGCACGCGTGGTTTACCGAATCGTCGCAAAAAGTCGTGCCTGTCTCGCCAACGTGAAACGTCCTCGCTCGTCATTCGACGAAGCATTAGTTCGCGTAACAGCCTATCGAGAATGGTTTCGTTCGCGAATATATCCAGCTACTTTGATCGCCAGAGGCGCCGCGAACAATCAAGCGCAAATAAAACCGGATATGCCCGAAAGCATCCCAGGATATATCGGTATTTTCGTCGTGTAGAGGAATCGTGTAAAAACTGATTTCCAAACGTTTCAAACGCATAAAAGAGATCTTATCGCCGTTTTAATGCTGTTCCATGCATAGTCGCACCCTCATGCAGTCGCGTTAAAGCGATTCCCTTAGCATCCCTCCGCACCAGTGAAAAGAAATGATCCGCTGAAGGGAGACGGAGCAGAGATGTCCCTCGCAAGGGTTGCAACGGGGTGTACGCCGTTTGTTTGACATCATTATTCTCGCTGCACGTACCAGATTGCCAGGGATTTCTCGTAAAAATGGTTTCGCTGGATTAACGGCGATTCTGTTGTACATTTTTCCATGTCTCATAGGTTGTAGTCTTTTTTAGCTTATTACGATCCCTAAGGGGGGAAAAACACGAAGAACACGAATATGACGtatcgttgaaacgatcgaagaaagaacgaagtaGTATTTCTAGCGatacgaatttttcaataatccTTGATTCTCTGATCAAACTTGCATAATTACGAATAAACGTCAGTCGAAACCGTTACAATGAACCTCTCCGGGAGTTGTCAGGCTGACTCGAAACCGAGAGCGGAGTTGGTAACCTGCCACCCCTTCTTCGTAGACGATTTATAAGTGGAATAGAAAGTGGGTTgaaatcttcgaaattttaattggttGGAGGGTGAGACCGATTTAATTAAGAACGAGTCGGCTGCGCTCCGTGTCTTCTGTCCTCGGAGGAGACGTTTACGAGTCGGTGAAATTACGAGGAAAAATCGCCGGCGAATTAACCGTAGACACCGCGCCGCCTCCAACTTTCATAATAATCCCGCTTTTAATTACCGCGACATCTGGGTGTCGCGTATAGCCCCCTTTAATCTCTGCCTAGCAGTCATCCGAATCCTGACCATCGTGCAGGAGTTACAACCAGATAATTGTCGAGCAGTCAGGCACCTAGGTGGCAACCCCCTTTGCAAATGTCTCGTATATATTTCTCGCGCTTCACCTAATGAAAGTTGAAGACAAATGGTCGTGGAGAACGAAAGTTTCCCTTTCGCTATTGGATTTCCAACTTTTTCCGTAGGAATCGAGGCGCAGTTGGGTGAACGacgatttaaattgaaatttaaagcGACTCGAGGTGAAGTAACACGCGGCACGAGTACGTCTATCTCGCGATAATCAGCGCttattacgataaaaaggGGTTAATACGCAACGGCCGACCAGGTGAATCACGCCAGAATCACGGGTGCATGACGAGCAGCTCGTGCAATCAACGATTCACGATTTACCCTCTGTCCTCCCTCGCATCAGATCGGTAATTCCGCTTTCCGAAGACACCTGCCTCCTGTCATTCCGACTTTTACGCGCGATCCCGCACAAGTGCGCGCAAGTCACGATGTGTATCGGCCCGAAAAGTCGTAAAGGCAGCTTGCCCCGCATGTTCGACGATTGGGAATATTTTAATGGGTTTGATTATCTGTTCGCTTGTCCCGTGCTTCCGTTATCACGTCAGTTGGCGAACACTCGCTGGCCCGCGATCGATCTCTCCTTCGATGgaaaagcaaatttttaaCGGGCCCGGTTTTTTGTTCGATCGAGTAACCGTCTCGTGGGTTAATGAAACGTTAACAGCCACAACAACGCAACGAGAAAACACGTATAGCACGCGTCCTTTCTTGCGACAAGATCGCAGCGCGTTTGATACTCACCGGTCTCTCGATCGCTTCTGTCCTCGGTAGTATTTTCACCAAGCATATCCTGAAGTTGAAGAGGTTCTCGAACACCGAGAAGCAGCTCTTCACCCGCCGCTATATCCCGCACCGCTTCGTACACCATCTGCGGACAATGACACCTCCTTGAATCTTCCGACCCTCTCTTGTTGCCTTTCATCGCGAATTATCTCGAGCTTCTTCGAACAATCTCGAGTACCGCTCAATGGCAATATCAAAATGATGCTTCGACAATTACGAATCGCGTTACAAAGGATAAAGATCGGTTAAATCGCAAATCGAATCGTCGAGTGAATCAGGAAATcgaaattccaataatttccCATTCCCTCGCCATTTGTTAATATAGTAGTTTTCAGCGGTACAAATTTTCCAGCGAGTCCATAACAGTCGAACGCAATGAAAGGATCTTTATGATATCGTCAGAAGGTCCCCGAAAAGTCATTACAACGGCGATTCTGTAGGGCTCTGATAGAGCGGGCCACATCCCCCATTCCCACAGCGATTGCAAACAGGGCGTATAGGAAGTCACCGAAACGACCCCGTAGGGTGACTTAATAActaaacaccctgtatacacgTAGCTTAGGGAGCGCCCACAACGTAGCCAACGCCATGTGCCGTGGTTCACATAGATAGAAAATGCAAAGGACGGGAGGTCAGGATCAACCTCAAATTGACACCGCGACCTCCAATGCCTCTGTTCAATTTATAGAATCATCCTCAAAGTTCCTGAATAGTTCAATGCGTAAGAACGCTGCGTTGAAACTCGATACGTGTTGTCTTctacgaaataaatacaattatggTGAACATGACGGTATATCGTCTATTTATTTGAAGAGAATACCGCTGGCCTAGTGGTTGAAAACAACAACTCGGCGACTAGCGTAGTTGCGTGCGGAAGAACAAGAGAGTTAAAATTTTGAAG
This genomic interval carries:
- the LOC122565703 gene encoding histone-lysine N-methyltransferase MECOM-like isoform X6, whose protein sequence is MNGLDLSRPTVESKMNGSSDEGESMSGTPAGGGTGGTGENQEMEENGSIRGGNNSASNLVYRDLKALHATSVHDVSQDYNPQSRPAYQCGYSPAMDKQHQNYEKEQHRPPSSRDEEKPSWEYGEKADKKEYLRSRDAVYRNETYPDAIKQEQKEQSNCEWVSPVPEVEVGGSAPGGPQVRARKDIPRGARFGPFLGKWASEPFNPRYAWEMVYEAVRDIAAGEELLLGVREPLQLQDMLGENTTEDRSDRETASQHSGTVDEDKEDEEEGETRCPVCDKPFQDIELLDTHLITCHRYPAEQHRCDSCPRAYAWRPLLVRHRAIVHGDLRNYPCENCPKSDKPQVFTDPSNLQRHIRTHHVGARSHACTECGKTFATSSGLKQHTHIHSSVKPFQCEVCLKAYTQFSNLCRHKRMHADCRMQIKCVKCGQSFSTVTSLSKHKRFCDSTPPTGPPGAMPQLPTPAPSPFLVYPRPPVSLPGGLPFYPPSLMAPYPGIFPNAPNFLNTPLLFPPKVEEAEKRSDSPKKERFTPPRVLPQHSKVSPSTAEEATSSFRPSPARPPVQPTPESDDDPSKKREINRNNEIKTDSEHAPATTKEETTDQPLDLRVQTKKQRTNSNIAERKSRSPSPMPAPMEEAPPPPDPLKLEEETPVPMEADSKDVLNSPQLRTSLPTEQPPTTTPPHMAYPRPIHPMLLEAMYRGPTSSFPGFPGGPPPPGSATPESRLLPPLPPFGPPRGLPFLGTFMNGLSGARPGGGGFDLLARPPLGPFPGVKPFQEAVIAPHHHHHHHHAHGKMKDRYSCKFCGKVFPRSANLTRHLRTHTGEQPYKCKYCERSFSISSNLQRHVRNIHDKQRPFKCPLCERCFGQQTNLDRHLKKHEADDGSGVVSVADSPGSSNENEREDTYFDEIRSFMGKVTYGGEAGYGLPPHPAYLPSRLHEMHESKMETEYDEDEDSEEGVCPLDETDGLSPAEAKESTPPPQYDLKLREKQELLNNNTAEPVIEIST